From a region of the Mycobacterium intracellulare ATCC 13950 genome:
- a CDS encoding GAF and ANTAR domain-containing protein translates to MESLDPTSKHELAVRIAELAREIATPRSLDDVFADVTTAAVELIPAADIAGVLLLKAGGEFESVADTDSLVAKLDKLQHDFGEGPCHDAALNETIVRSDDLRDEPRWPKYAPAAVEHGVLSSLSFKLYTAERTAGALNLFSFRPNVWDTEAETIGTVFAAHAASAIMAGRHGRQMQSALSSRDRIGQAKGIIMERYGVDDVRAFELLRRLSQESQTKLIDIAQRVIDTRGED, encoded by the coding sequence ATGGAGTCTTTGGACCCAACCTCGAAGCACGAGTTGGCCGTGCGCATTGCCGAGCTCGCCCGCGAGATCGCCACCCCACGTTCGCTGGACGACGTCTTCGCCGACGTGACCACCGCCGCGGTTGAGCTGATACCGGCCGCGGACATCGCGGGGGTGCTGCTGCTCAAGGCGGGTGGGGAGTTCGAATCGGTCGCCGACACCGACAGCCTGGTCGCGAAGCTCGACAAGCTGCAGCACGACTTCGGTGAGGGCCCCTGTCACGACGCCGCCCTGAATGAAACGATCGTGCGCAGCGACGACCTGCGCGACGAGCCACGCTGGCCCAAGTACGCGCCGGCGGCGGTCGAACACGGGGTGCTGAGCAGCCTGTCGTTCAAGCTCTACACCGCCGAGCGCACCGCCGGCGCCCTGAACCTGTTCAGCTTCCGGCCCAACGTGTGGGATACCGAGGCCGAGACCATCGGAACCGTGTTCGCCGCGCACGCCGCGTCGGCGATCATGGCCGGGCGCCACGGACGGCAGATGCAATCGGCCCTGTCGTCGCGCGACCGCATCGGGCAGGCCAAGGGCATCATCATGGAGCGCTACGGCGTGGACGACGTGCGCGCCTTCGAGTTGCTGCGCCGGCTGTCGCAGGAGAGTCAGACCAAGCTCATCGACATCGCCCAGCGCGTGATCGACACCCGCGGCGAGGATTGA
- a CDS encoding fatty acid desaturase family protein — MTPSKITLTPEQAEDFGRELDAIKERVMADLGEKDADYIRRVIKTQRALEVGGRVLLFLPPAWLLGTGMLGIAKILDNMEIGHNIMHGQYDWMRDPAISGRTFEWDTACPADQWRHSHNYMHHTHTNIVGMDRDIGYGILRMSEDQRWQPYFLGNPLYAFLLMVLFQYGVALHELETERIRSGEIRLEDKREVLRAIWRKTRRQTLKDYVAFPLLAGPFAPFVFTGNLTANLMRNVWSYMIIFCGHFPDGTQEFTVEETRDESRGMWYFRQVLGSANLTGGRLFHLLSGNLSHQIEHHLFPDMPARRYAEIAPEVQEICERYGIPYNRGPLLRQFGTVVRKIVRLTFPDSWRPKAGADAPAAREPVAA; from the coding sequence ATGACACCCAGCAAGATCACCCTGACACCCGAGCAGGCCGAGGATTTCGGCCGCGAACTCGACGCCATCAAAGAGCGCGTGATGGCGGACCTCGGCGAAAAGGACGCCGACTACATTCGCCGCGTCATCAAGACCCAGCGTGCGCTGGAGGTCGGCGGGCGCGTGCTGCTGTTCCTGCCGCCCGCGTGGCTGCTGGGCACCGGCATGCTCGGCATCGCCAAAATCCTGGACAACATGGAGATCGGCCACAACATCATGCACGGCCAGTACGACTGGATGCGTGACCCGGCGATCTCCGGCCGCACCTTCGAATGGGACACCGCGTGCCCGGCCGATCAATGGCGGCACTCGCACAACTACATGCACCACACCCACACCAACATCGTGGGAATGGACCGCGACATCGGCTACGGGATCCTGCGGATGAGCGAGGACCAGCGCTGGCAGCCGTACTTCCTGGGCAACCCGCTGTATGCCTTCCTGCTGATGGTGTTGTTCCAGTACGGTGTCGCGCTGCACGAACTGGAAACCGAGCGGATCCGCTCCGGCGAGATCCGCCTGGAGGACAAGCGCGAGGTGCTGCGCGCCATCTGGCGCAAGACCCGGCGACAGACGCTCAAGGACTACGTCGCCTTCCCGCTGCTGGCCGGCCCGTTCGCGCCGTTCGTATTCACCGGCAACCTCACGGCCAACCTGATGCGCAACGTGTGGTCGTACATGATCATCTTCTGCGGCCACTTCCCGGACGGCACACAGGAATTCACCGTCGAGGAAACCCGGGACGAGTCGCGCGGCATGTGGTACTTCCGCCAGGTGCTCGGCTCGGCGAACCTCACCGGCGGCCGGCTCTTTCATCTGCTCTCCGGCAACCTCTCCCACCAGATCGAGCACCACCTGTTCCCGGACATGCCGGCCCGCCGCTACGCGGAGATCGCGCCCGAGGTGCAGGAGATCTGCGAGCGCTACGGCATCCCGTACAACCGCGGTCCGCTGCTGCGGCAGTTCGGCACCGTCGTCCGCAAGATCGTCAGGCTGACCTTCCCGGACAGCTGGCGGCCCAAAGCCGGCGCCGACGCGCCCGCCGCCCGCGAGCCGGTCGCCGCGTAA
- a CDS encoding manganese catalase family protein — protein MFVHNKDLQFEVRVDRPDPRFASLLMDQFGGANGELTAALQYFTQAFVLRQKNPKMYDLFMDIATEELSHLEMVGSMITMLLDGLNDNLKIANEKCDWMPAVTANGGGRDGLIHSVAVNPLFLVLSGGGPDVKDSGGNNWTGAYIDANGDPTVDLRNNVAAESRAKIVYEYLKQFTDDPGVQDTLTFLMTREVAHYQQFTAALNELPVNFPPGQLPGDPRFQNVAFNMSNGGGESVRGPWNQGQGPWPEGTEWEYVEKPEQQWLGGATRKNTGAKENPQGSPAVNAEKPFTHEQHVPTG, from the coding sequence GTGTTTGTGCACAACAAAGATCTTCAATTCGAGGTACGGGTCGACCGGCCCGACCCTCGATTCGCGTCGCTGCTGATGGACCAGTTCGGCGGCGCCAACGGTGAACTCACCGCGGCGCTGCAGTACTTCACCCAGGCTTTCGTGCTTCGCCAGAAGAACCCGAAAATGTATGACTTGTTCATGGATATCGCGACCGAGGAGCTCAGCCACCTCGAAATGGTCGGATCGATGATCACCATGCTGCTCGACGGGCTCAACGACAACCTCAAGATCGCCAACGAGAAATGCGACTGGATGCCGGCGGTGACGGCGAACGGCGGCGGCCGGGACGGCCTCATCCACTCGGTCGCGGTCAACCCGCTGTTCCTGGTGCTCAGCGGCGGTGGACCGGACGTCAAGGACTCCGGCGGAAACAACTGGACCGGCGCCTACATCGACGCCAACGGCGACCCGACCGTCGATCTGCGCAACAACGTCGCGGCGGAATCGCGCGCCAAGATCGTCTACGAATACCTCAAGCAGTTCACCGACGACCCCGGCGTCCAGGACACGCTGACGTTCCTCATGACGCGCGAGGTCGCGCACTATCAGCAGTTCACGGCAGCGCTCAACGAGCTTCCGGTGAACTTCCCGCCGGGACAGCTGCCCGGCGACCCGCGGTTCCAGAACGTGGCGTTCAACATGTCCAACGGGGGCGGCGAGTCCGTTCGCGGTCCGTGGAACCAAGGACAGGGCCCCTGGCCCGAGGGCACGGAATGGGAGTACGTGGAAAAGCCCGAGCAGCAGTGGCTGGGCGGCGCCACGCGCAAGAACACCGGCGCCAAGGAGAACCCGCAGGGCTCGCCGGCCGTCAACGCCGAGAAACCGTTCACGCACGAACAGCACGTTCCCACAGGCTAA
- a CDS encoding MarR family winged helix-turn-helix transcriptional regulator: MAEVKTRTDVATDLFGVVGRFRRQLRRSAGRAFDSSRLSESQSELLWLVGRRPGISVSAAAAELGLVPNTASTLVTRLVSDGLLLRTAGDTDRRVCQLRLAEPAQQILDASRAARRDLLSELLDELDADEIESLAKGLEVLDTMTRMLQERRS; the protein is encoded by the coding sequence ATGGCGGAAGTGAAGACACGCACCGACGTCGCAACCGACCTGTTCGGCGTGGTCGGCCGCTTCCGGCGGCAACTACGCCGGTCGGCCGGCCGGGCGTTCGATTCGTCGCGGCTCTCCGAATCGCAGTCCGAACTGCTGTGGCTGGTCGGCCGGCGTCCGGGAATCTCGGTCAGCGCCGCCGCGGCCGAACTCGGGCTGGTGCCCAATACCGCCTCGACCCTGGTCACCAGGTTGGTCTCCGACGGGCTGCTGCTCCGCACCGCCGGGGACACCGATCGCCGGGTGTGCCAGCTTCGGCTCGCCGAGCCCGCCCAGCAGATCCTCGACGCGTCCCGGGCCGCCCGGCGCGACCTGCTGTCCGAGCTGCTCGACGAACTCGACGCCGACGAAATCGAGTCCTTGGCAAAGGGATTGGAGGTCCTCGACACGATGACCCGCATGCTTCAGGAGCGACGATCATGA
- a CDS encoding ferredoxin reductase produces MFTQNAQASGRVLARTFRQRVLGSELLDLLTGPHGVDRYTELVAPTWTLGDARAKVTDVRRTTPRSVTLTLTPNDTFLATHTVRAGQYVNLTVEIDGRRHTRCYSPANAEEAATLELTIGRHEGGLVSNHLYEHARPGMVVGLAGAGGDFTLPAPRPRRILFVSGGSGITPVMAMLRTLVAQGHRGEIAFVHYARTPAEACYRDELAALESVRVLRGYTRADGGDLAGRFGPEHLAAAMPSPDAVFVCGPPALVEAVREHCDTVYTESFVPPAFETPANPPGGRVTFSDSGVDIVDDGRPLLEQAESAGLSPENGCRMGICHTCTRRKTAGTVRNLVTGAVSTAPDEDVQICVSVPVGDVDVSL; encoded by the coding sequence ATGTTCACTCAAAACGCTCAAGCTTCTGGCCGGGTCCTCGCGCGGACGTTCCGCCAGCGCGTGTTGGGTTCGGAGCTTCTAGACCTGCTGACCGGTCCGCACGGCGTCGACCGCTACACCGAGCTCGTCGCACCGACATGGACGCTGGGCGACGCCCGCGCCAAAGTGACCGACGTGCGCCGGACCACACCCCGCAGTGTCACGCTCACCCTGACACCCAACGACACCTTCCTGGCCACCCACACCGTCCGGGCCGGCCAGTACGTCAACCTGACCGTCGAGATCGACGGGCGCCGGCACACCCGCTGCTATTCCCCGGCCAACGCCGAAGAGGCGGCCACCCTCGAGCTGACCATCGGCCGCCATGAGGGAGGGCTGGTCTCGAACCATCTGTACGAACACGCCCGTCCCGGCATGGTGGTCGGTTTGGCCGGCGCCGGCGGCGACTTCACGCTGCCCGCGCCGCGTCCCCGGCGGATCCTGTTCGTCTCCGGGGGAAGCGGGATCACCCCGGTGATGGCGATGCTGCGCACCCTGGTAGCCCAGGGGCATCGCGGCGAGATCGCCTTCGTCCACTACGCCCGCACGCCCGCCGAGGCGTGCTACCGCGACGAGCTGGCCGCGCTGGAGTCGGTGCGGGTGCTGCGCGGTTACACCCGCGCCGACGGCGGCGACCTGGCCGGACGCTTCGGCCCGGAACACCTGGCCGCCGCGATGCCCTCACCCGACGCGGTATTCGTCTGCGGCCCACCGGCTTTGGTCGAGGCCGTGCGGGAGCACTGCGACACCGTGTACACCGAAAGCTTCGTCCCGCCGGCCTTCGAAACACCGGCTAACCCGCCAGGAGGGCGAGTCACGTTCTCCGACAGCGGCGTTGACATCGTCGACGACGGACGCCCGCTGCTGGAACAGGCGGAATCCGCCGGCCTGTCCCCGGAAAACGGATGCCGGATGGGCATCTGTCACACCTGCACGCGGCGCAAAACCGCCGGCACCGTGCGCAACCTGGTCACCGGCGCGGTCTCGACCGCACCCGATGAGGACGTGCAGATCTGCGTGTCCGTTCCGGTCGGTGACGTGGACGTCTCGCTGTAG
- a CDS encoding F420-dependent hydroxymycolic acid dehydrogenase, with protein MTGMSRRAFGRVAAGAGMLGSVGLSDGCTTRGTDHATSAGPPPPSGKGVGFVLSHEQFRTDRLVAQAQAAEEAGFHHVWASDHIQPWQDNQGHSMFPWLTLALVGSATSRISFGTGVTCPTYRYHPATVAQAFASLAILNPGRVFLGVGTGERLNEQATTNAYGDYAERHDRLVEAIDLIRRLWSGSRISFSGRYFQTNSLKLYDVPSTPPPIFVAAGGPKSAKLAGQHGDGWITQAHDVMDPKLLAAFGSGAQAAGRDAATLGKRAELFAVVGGNAEAARAATLWRFTAGAVDQPNPVEIQRAAESNPVDKVLAGWTVGTDAAPHISVVQRVLDAGAVPFLHFPQDDPITAIDFYRTDVLPKLR; from the coding sequence GTGACCGGCATGTCGCGGCGAGCGTTCGGGCGGGTGGCCGCCGGCGCGGGCATGCTCGGGTCCGTCGGGCTGTCGGACGGCTGCACGACGCGGGGCACCGACCACGCCACGTCCGCCGGTCCGCCACCGCCGTCGGGCAAGGGCGTGGGGTTCGTGCTGTCCCACGAGCAGTTCCGCACCGACCGGCTGGTGGCGCAGGCGCAGGCGGCCGAAGAGGCCGGCTTCCACCACGTGTGGGCCAGCGACCACATTCAGCCCTGGCAGGACAACCAGGGCCATTCGATGTTCCCGTGGCTCACGCTGGCGCTGGTCGGCAGCGCCACCAGCCGGATCTCGTTCGGCACCGGGGTGACCTGCCCGACCTACCGCTACCACCCCGCCACGGTCGCCCAGGCCTTCGCCTCGCTGGCAATCCTCAACCCGGGCAGGGTGTTCCTGGGCGTCGGCACCGGTGAACGGCTCAACGAACAGGCCACCACCAACGCCTATGGCGACTACGCCGAGCGCCATGACCGGCTGGTCGAGGCGATCGACCTGATCCGCCGGTTGTGGAGCGGATCGCGAATCTCCTTCTCGGGGAGATACTTTCAGACGAACTCGTTGAAGCTTTACGACGTGCCTTCCACCCCGCCGCCGATCTTCGTGGCGGCCGGCGGCCCGAAGAGCGCGAAACTGGCCGGGCAGCACGGGGACGGCTGGATCACCCAGGCCCACGATGTGATGGACCCAAAACTGTTGGCGGCCTTCGGTTCCGGAGCGCAGGCCGCCGGGCGGGATGCCGCCACGTTGGGTAAACGCGCCGAACTGTTCGCGGTCGTCGGCGGCAATGCCGAGGCGGCCCGCGCCGCTACGCTGTGGCGTTTCACGGCCGGCGCCGTCGACCAGCCCAATCCCGTCGAGATCCAGCGCGCCGCCGAGTCCAACCCCGTCGACAAGGTGTTGGCCGGCTGGACCGTCGGCACCGACGCGGCCCCGCACATCAGCGTCGTGCAGCGGGTGCTCGACGCCGGGGCCGTCCCCTTCCTGCACTTTCCCCAAGACGACCCCATCACCGCCATCGACTTCTACCGCACCGATGTCCTGCCGAAGTTGCGCTGA
- a CDS encoding TetR family transcriptional regulator, translating into MNSRTPSSRARGSGRERSRESQSREERKEATRRAIIAAALKLLQDRSFSSLSLREVTREVGIVPAAFYRHFESMEALGLVLIDESFRSLRDTLRDARAGKLDPNRVIESSVEILVASVADRREHWRLIGRERNSGLSVLRYAIRTEIRLITSELATDLARFPGLNKWTTEDLNVLATLFVNAMIVIAEAIEDSQSAEATEDIRRLAVKQLRMIATGIAGWQSTP; encoded by the coding sequence GTGAACAGCCGTACTCCTAGCTCACGGGCGCGCGGCTCCGGACGCGAACGCTCGCGGGAAAGCCAGTCGCGCGAGGAGCGCAAGGAGGCGACGCGGCGCGCCATCATCGCCGCGGCGCTCAAGCTCTTGCAGGACCGCAGCTTTTCCAGCCTGAGCCTGCGGGAGGTGACCCGCGAGGTCGGGATCGTGCCGGCGGCGTTTTACCGCCACTTCGAATCGATGGAGGCGCTCGGCCTGGTCCTGATCGACGAGTCGTTTCGCAGCCTGCGTGACACCTTGCGCGACGCCCGCGCCGGCAAGCTCGACCCGAACCGGGTCATCGAGTCGTCCGTCGAGATCCTGGTCGCCAGCGTGGCCGACCGGCGCGAGCACTGGAGGCTGATCGGTCGCGAGCGCAACAGCGGCCTGTCCGTGCTGCGCTACGCCATTCGCACCGAGATCCGGCTGATCACCTCCGAGCTGGCCACCGACCTGGCGCGTTTCCCCGGTTTGAACAAGTGGACCACCGAGGATCTCAACGTGCTGGCGACCCTGTTCGTCAACGCCATGATCGTCATCGCGGAGGCCATCGAGGATTCGCAGAGCGCCGAGGCGACCGAGGACATCCGCCGGCTCGCGGTCAAGCAGTTGCGGATGATCGCGACCGGCATCGCCGGGTGGCAGAGCACTCCCTGA
- a CDS encoding ABC transporter permease, with amino-acid sequence MSVDGAAAGTLLRAPRGWQRVGALTGRIGAFAIVELQKLQHDRTELVTRMVQPALWLLIFGTTFSHLHVIATGSVSYLAFLAPGIIAQSALFISIFYGIQIIWDRDAGVLAKLMVTPAPASALITGKAFAAGVRSVAQVVGVMALAYLMGVGLTINPLRIAAAMGVVMLGAAFFACLSMTLAGLVRNRDRLMGIGQAITMPLFFASNALYPVDVMPAWLRALSKVNPLSYEVDALRALLIGTPFNPVGIVVLVVAAVLGITTASTLLRRLVA; translated from the coding sequence GTGTCGGTTGATGGCGCCGCGGCGGGGACACTGCTTCGCGCACCGCGGGGATGGCAGCGGGTCGGCGCGCTGACCGGCCGCATCGGAGCATTCGCGATCGTCGAACTGCAGAAGTTGCAACACGACCGGACCGAACTCGTCACCCGGATGGTGCAGCCCGCGCTGTGGCTGCTGATTTTCGGTACCACCTTCAGCCACCTACACGTCATCGCGACCGGATCGGTGTCGTATCTGGCCTTCCTGGCCCCCGGGATCATCGCCCAGTCGGCGTTGTTCATCTCCATTTTCTATGGGATACAGATCATTTGGGATCGCGACGCCGGCGTACTCGCCAAGCTCATGGTGACGCCGGCGCCGGCGTCGGCGCTGATCACCGGCAAGGCGTTCGCGGCCGGGGTGCGTTCGGTGGCCCAGGTCGTCGGTGTGATGGCGCTGGCGTACCTGATGGGTGTAGGACTGACGATCAATCCCCTGCGGATCGCGGCGGCGATGGGGGTCGTCATGCTCGGCGCCGCGTTCTTCGCGTGCCTGTCGATGACGCTGGCCGGCTTGGTGCGCAACCGCGATCGCCTGATGGGCATCGGACAGGCGATCACCATGCCGCTGTTCTTCGCCTCCAACGCGCTGTACCCGGTCGACGTGATGCCGGCGTGGTTGCGCGCGCTGAGCAAGGTCAATCCCCTCAGCTACGAGGTCGACGCACTGCGGGCGCTGCTGATCGGAACCCCGTTCAACCCGGTCGGCATCGTCGTGCTGGTGGTGGCGGCGGTGCTCGGAATCACCACGGCGTCAACGCTTTTGCGTCGCTTGGTCGCCTAG
- a CDS encoding MaoC family dehydratase — protein MRTFESVADLAAAAGEELGHSDWATITQEDVNLFADATGDHQWIHVDPERAASGPFGTTIAHGFMTLALLPRLQHQIYTVNGIKLAINYGLNKVRFPAPVPVGSRVRAQSSLVSVDDVGNGAVQATISTTVEIEGSAKPACVAESVVRFVA, from the coding sequence ATGCGCACCTTCGAATCAGTCGCCGACCTCGCCGCCGCCGCGGGCGAGGAGCTGGGCCACAGTGACTGGGCCACCATCACCCAGGAAGACGTCAACCTGTTCGCCGACGCGACCGGCGATCACCAGTGGATCCACGTCGACCCGGAGCGGGCCGCGTCCGGGCCGTTCGGCACGACCATCGCCCACGGCTTCATGACCCTGGCGCTGTTGCCGCGACTGCAGCACCAGATCTACACCGTCAACGGCATCAAGCTCGCAATCAACTACGGCCTCAACAAGGTTCGCTTCCCCGCGCCGGTCCCGGTCGGCTCGCGGGTGCGCGCGCAGAGTTCGTTGGTCAGCGTCGACGACGTGGGCAACGGCGCCGTGCAGGCGACCATCTCGACCACCGTCGAGATCGAAGGGTCGGCCAAGCCGGCGTGCGTGGCCGAGAGCGTCGTCCGCTTCGTCGCCTGA
- a CDS encoding ATP-binding cassette domain-containing protein has product MSAALPMAIDARHLTYRYGQFTAVDDVTLQVRPGETMGLLGPNGAGKTTMVRMLTTLAPVQQGELHIFGMDARRQTTDIRSNIGYVPQQLSIEPALTGRQNVEWFARLYGVPRAERSDRVDQALVAMDLLGVADRMASAYSGGMVRRLEVAQALVNRPSLLVLDEPTVGLDPIARDGVWSQVRKMQAQFGMTVLLTTHYMEEADALCDRVALMHHGALRAVGAPDALKARLSNGSPGATLEDVFRHYAATGLDDEAASTEEPGSIREIRSSRKAARRVG; this is encoded by the coding sequence ATGAGCGCGGCGCTGCCGATGGCCATCGACGCCCGGCATCTGACCTACCGCTACGGCCAGTTCACCGCCGTCGACGACGTGACATTGCAGGTCCGGCCCGGCGAAACCATGGGCCTGTTGGGCCCCAACGGCGCCGGGAAGACGACCATGGTCCGGATGCTGACCACGCTGGCCCCGGTGCAGCAGGGCGAGCTCCACATTTTCGGGATGGACGCGCGCCGCCAAACCACCGACATCAGAAGCAACATCGGCTATGTGCCGCAACAGCTTTCGATCGAGCCCGCGCTGACGGGCCGGCAGAACGTGGAGTGGTTCGCGCGGTTGTACGGTGTGCCGCGCGCCGAGCGCTCCGATCGCGTCGATCAGGCGCTGGTCGCCATGGACCTGCTGGGCGTGGCCGACCGGATGGCGTCGGCCTACTCCGGCGGCATGGTCCGCCGTCTCGAGGTGGCGCAGGCGCTGGTCAATCGTCCGTCGCTGCTGGTGTTGGACGAGCCGACCGTGGGGCTGGATCCCATCGCGCGCGACGGCGTGTGGTCGCAGGTGCGAAAGATGCAGGCGCAGTTCGGCATGACGGTGCTACTGACGACGCACTACATGGAGGAGGCCGACGCGCTGTGCGACCGGGTGGCGCTGATGCACCACGGCGCGTTGCGGGCCGTCGGCGCACCCGACGCGTTGAAGGCCCGGCTGTCCAACGGGTCGCCGGGCGCCACGCTCGAGGATGTGTTCCGCCATTACGCGGCAACGGGTTTGGACGACGAGGCGGCGTCGACGGAGGAACCCGGGTCCATCCGGGAAATCCGTTCCAGCAGAAAGGCGGCGCGCCGTGTCGGTTGA
- a CDS encoding metallophosphoesterase family protein: MRLLLIADTHIPKRARDLPAQVWDEVAQADVVIHAGDWISPEFLDRLESAATRLVGCWGNNDGPALRARLPERADVTLAGVRFTVTHETGAAAGRDARMSRLYPDSQVLVFGHSHIPWDSTTETGLRLLNPGSPTDRRRQPFCTYMTADVDDGAVTGVALHRLPR; this comes from the coding sequence GTGAGGCTGCTGCTGATCGCCGATACCCACATCCCCAAACGCGCCCGCGACCTGCCCGCGCAGGTGTGGGATGAGGTCGCCCAGGCCGACGTCGTCATCCACGCCGGCGACTGGATCTCGCCGGAGTTCCTCGATCGCCTCGAAAGCGCCGCGACACGCCTGGTCGGGTGCTGGGGAAACAACGACGGCCCGGCGTTGCGGGCCCGGCTCCCCGAGCGGGCGGACGTGACCCTGGCGGGCGTCCGGTTCACGGTCACCCACGAGACCGGCGCCGCAGCGGGCCGCGACGCGCGTATGTCACGGCTGTACCCGGACAGCCAGGTGCTGGTGTTCGGGCACAGCCACATCCCCTGGGACAGCACCACCGAGACCGGGTTGCGCCTGCTCAATCCGGGGTCGCCGACGGATCGGCGCCGCCAGCCGTTTTGCACGTACATGACCGCCGACGTCGACGACGGCGCCGTGACCGGCGTCGCGCTGCATCGCCTGCCCAGGTAG
- a CDS encoding GNAT family N-acetyltransferase, with amino-acid sequence MTPHVRPALKADVRELSRTLARAFYDDPVMVWLMPDQNKRTAGLARLFATMTRHHHLGRGGVEVATEDSGIGAAALWDPPGQWQETPGAQLAMTPTFLRVFGLRSMRGRAVQELMKSVHPEEPHWYLAVIGSDPAVRGQGFGQALMRSRLDRCDAEYCPAYLESTKFENVPYYERFGFTVTREIVLPDGGPKMWAMWRAPRAV; translated from the coding sequence ATGACCCCGCACGTCCGCCCGGCGCTCAAGGCCGACGTCCGCGAGCTGTCGCGCACGCTGGCCCGCGCGTTCTACGACGATCCGGTGATGGTCTGGCTGATGCCCGACCAGAACAAGCGCACCGCGGGCCTGGCCCGGCTGTTCGCGACGATGACCCGCCACCATCATCTCGGCCGCGGCGGCGTGGAGGTGGCCACCGAGGATTCGGGCATCGGCGCTGCGGCGCTGTGGGATCCGCCCGGCCAGTGGCAGGAGACGCCCGGTGCGCAGCTGGCGATGACGCCCACGTTCCTGCGGGTGTTCGGTCTGCGCTCGATGCGCGGCCGTGCGGTCCAGGAATTGATGAAGAGCGTGCACCCCGAGGAACCGCACTGGTATCTGGCGGTCATCGGCAGCGACCCGGCGGTCCGTGGCCAGGGATTCGGTCAAGCCCTGATGAGGTCGCGGCTGGACCGCTGCGACGCCGAATACTGTCCGGCCTACCTCGAATCGACCAAATTCGAAAACGTCCCGTACTACGAGCGTTTCGGGTTCACCGTCACCCGCGAGATCGTGCTGCCGGACGGCGGCCCGAAGATGTGGGCGATGTGGCGGGCGCCGCGGGCCGTTTAG
- a CDS encoding hemerythrin domain-containing protein, with protein MDAITFLRQDHKSVLGLLETLDGAPSGPGAQASGLETMVNNLIIAESQHEAIEEQFFWPAVRDAMGDGLVDKAIEQEQAGKKLLQRLEDGKPGEPDYHEALQEFVAAGRDHIAYEQNEVWPQVETVLSREELEKIGEKLEAAKKIAPTRPHPDTPPNPAVLKTMGMGAAIVDHVRDAVTGRGKDNPPDPQMH; from the coding sequence ATGGACGCAATCACTTTTCTCCGTCAGGACCACAAGAGCGTGCTCGGTCTGTTGGAGACGCTCGACGGCGCGCCGTCGGGCCCCGGCGCGCAGGCGAGCGGCCTGGAAACCATGGTCAACAACCTCATCATCGCCGAATCGCAGCACGAAGCGATTGAGGAGCAATTCTTTTGGCCGGCGGTGCGCGACGCAATGGGCGATGGACTCGTCGACAAGGCGATCGAGCAGGAGCAGGCCGGCAAGAAGCTGCTGCAGCGGCTCGAGGACGGTAAGCCGGGCGAGCCGGACTACCACGAGGCGCTGCAGGAATTCGTCGCGGCGGGGCGCGACCACATCGCCTACGAACAGAATGAGGTGTGGCCCCAAGTCGAAACGGTGCTCAGCCGTGAGGAGTTGGAAAAGATCGGCGAAAAGCTGGAAGCGGCAAAGAAGATCGCTCCGACGCGACCGCACCCGGACACGCCGCCGAACCCGGCCGTGCTCAAGACGATGGGGATGGGCGCGGCGATCGTCGACCACGTCCGGGACGCGGTGACCGGACGCGGCAAGGACAATCCGCCGGATCCGCAGATGCACTGA
- a CDS encoding DUF302 domain-containing protein, with protein MTPGLSTTLHTSFEDAVERTTQALADQGFGVLSTIDVKATLKQKLGEEMEDYLILGACNPALAHRALNAYRQIGQLLPCNVVVRSDPAGDAVLVEAMDPQLMVKVTGEAGALQEVADQATTRLQAAIGALG; from the coding sequence ATGACACCGGGATTGAGCACCACGCTGCACACCTCGTTCGAGGACGCGGTGGAGCGCACCACGCAAGCGCTGGCCGACCAGGGTTTCGGCGTGCTGTCCACGATCGACGTCAAGGCCACGCTCAAGCAAAAGCTCGGCGAGGAGATGGAGGACTATCTCATCCTGGGCGCCTGCAACCCGGCGCTGGCGCACCGGGCGCTGAACGCTTACCGCCAAATCGGCCAATTGTTGCCGTGCAACGTGGTGGTGCGCTCCGACCCCGCCGGCGACGCGGTCTTGGTCGAGGCCATGGATCCCCAGCTCATGGTCAAGGTGACCGGCGAAGCCGGGGCGCTGCAGGAGGTCGCGGACCAGGCCACCACCAGGCTGCAAGCGGCGATCGGCGCACTCGGGTAA